From a region of the Solanum stenotomum isolate F172 chromosome 2, ASM1918654v1, whole genome shotgun sequence genome:
- the LOC125855973 gene encoding uncharacterized protein LOC125855973, which produces MASVDPTIATTVAIANTTKTAWDALHIAYANKSQTRIFNLRDRLTRLTKDSQPIIEYLQHIRSISDELSIAGAPITNSELIVKILSVLGPEFREISTAIRARDSTISYEELYEKLLDHELFLLHEESKQAPNQITVVAATSNRSVHSNSRNTRQPNNGAPTIALLHPISVDLPLPPTLMMAPTDSWIVDSGASHHITAEPHNLQAYNGMEHVSMGDGTPLVHDQSRDGLYEWPTSPSVPSPQAHATSSNSSSIIT; this is translated from the exons ATGGCATCTGTTGATCCAACAATTGCCACCACTGTTGCAATTGCTAATACAACAAAAACTGCTTGGGATGCATTACACATAGCCTATGCGAATAAGTCCCAAACTCGTATTTTTAATTTACGTGATCGCCTTACACGCCTGACAAAAGATTCTCAACCAATCATCGAATATTTGCAACATATTCGCTCTATTTCTGACGAACTCTCTATAGCTGGTGCCCCAATTACCAACTCAGAACTTATTGTTAAGATCTTGAGTGTTTTGGGTCCAGAGTTTCGTGAGATCTCTACTGCGATCCGTGCTCGTGACTCCACTATTTCTTATGAAGAACTGTATGAAAAACTATTAGATCATGAGCTTTTCCTTCTCcatgaagagtccaagcaagcTCCCAACCAGATTACTGTTGTAGCTGCTACATCTAACAGGTCTGTTCATTCCAATTCTCGGAACACTCGTCAGCCCAACAATGGCGCTCCAACAATTGCTCTACTACACCCAATCAGTGTCGATCTTCCACTACCACCGACTCTTATGATG GCACCAACAGATTCTTGGATTGTCGACTCTGGAGCATCTCATCATATCACTGCTGAACCTCACAACTTGCAGGCATACAATGGCATGGAGCATGTCTCCATGGGTGATG GGACTCCTTTGGTCCACGATCAGAGTAGAGACGGTCTTTATGAGTGGCCAACTTCACCGTCGGTGCCTTCCCCACAAGCACATGCTACCTCCTCCAATTCGTCATCTATTATCACTTAG